Proteins encoded within one genomic window of Paraburkholderia aromaticivorans:
- a CDS encoding Replication protein O has product MPIAQHFVAGEGDIRPHPANPADIKIDADALAEFTCDTTNLPWIVFRAAHRAAHLHGVPARARALLSALARTVDAHRPYAAIYARRELLTGRAMQSMRTFYRSLDDLEEAGLIVRPPQRRYGEAGLFGRAYLHLTEQTAQLLGLVDAPAIASAPEPDHHEAVAPEVLSLQQPSASVADGAIYKDLYPASSQKRQPGQLPSDLERLRRLGFHEFLIFKLMREAREHQKLLSDVVDVAWEHLRKAERPINYLRALLRSTADFAWQARNKRQATAQRHEVDQEALRVATVVQQNAGGIFFDCNSSRRISVASDASMVTVHECGEAAPRVSAGNWQVNFVAAIESGHLVPATTEREAAFESKRQRGREDQQAAPRLQPTHAMPRILTEAAGERLAQMKNMLRATVAGVRAH; this is encoded by the coding sequence ATGCCTATCGCGCAACACTTCGTTGCCGGCGAGGGGGACATTCGCCCTCACCCGGCTAATCCGGCAGATATCAAAATTGATGCCGATGCCCTCGCCGAATTCACCTGCGACACCACCAATCTCCCGTGGATCGTCTTTCGCGCCGCGCATCGCGCCGCACATCTGCACGGCGTCCCCGCCCGTGCCCGCGCCCTGCTCTCGGCCCTCGCCCGCACCGTCGACGCCCATCGCCCTTACGCGGCAATTTACGCGCGCCGCGAACTGCTTACTGGCCGCGCCATGCAATCCATGCGCACGTTCTATCGTAGCCTCGATGATCTCGAAGAGGCCGGCCTGATCGTCCGCCCTCCACAGAGGCGCTATGGCGAGGCAGGCCTGTTTGGTCGTGCCTACCTCCACCTCACTGAACAGACTGCCCAGCTGCTCGGTCTCGTCGACGCGCCGGCCATCGCCAGCGCCCCCGAACCTGATCACCATGAGGCAGTCGCCCCCGAGGTCCTTTCCTTGCAGCAGCCGTCTGCCAGCGTGGCAGACGGTGCTATATATAAAGATCTTTACCCTGCTTCTTCTCAAAAGAGACAACCGGGCCAGCTCCCCAGCGACCTCGAGCGCCTTCGCCGCCTGGGATTTCATGAATTCCTGATCTTCAAACTCATGCGCGAAGCCCGCGAGCACCAGAAGCTGCTTTCCGATGTGGTTGACGTCGCCTGGGAACACCTCCGCAAAGCCGAGCGCCCCATCAACTACCTGCGCGCGCTGCTGCGCTCGACCGCCGATTTCGCTTGGCAGGCTCGCAACAAACGGCAGGCAACGGCTCAACGCCACGAGGTCGACCAGGAAGCGCTCCGGGTCGCCACTGTGGTCCAGCAGAATGCCGGCGGGATATTCTTCGACTGTAATTCCTCGCGACGGATCAGCGTCGCCAGCGACGCCAGCATGGTCACCGTCCACGAATGCGGGGAGGCCGCACCACGCGTTAGCGCCGGAAACTGGCAGGTCAATTTCGTTGCCGCGATCGAAAGCGGACACCTCGTTCCGGCCACGACAGAGCGGGAGGCGGCATTCGAAAGCAAGCGGCAGCGGGGCAGAGAAGACCAGCAGGCGGCACCGCGTCTTCAGCCCACGCACGCGATGCCGCGGATCCTCACCGAGGCGGCAGGCGAACGGCTTGCCCAGATGAAGAACATGCTGCGTGCAACCGTTGCCGGTGTTCGTGCGCACTGA
- a CDS encoding type II toxin-antitoxin system RelE/ParE family toxin has protein sequence MSYTVAFTPEAQEQLLELYRYIAAAASPVIAERYTSAIITYCEELRSFPHRGNRRDDIRQGLRVTNYRKRVVIAFDVDAEQVSVIGIFYGGQDYKRVLQDDTDDS, from the coding sequence ATGTCCTATACCGTCGCCTTTACACCGGAAGCGCAGGAGCAACTGCTCGAGCTCTATCGTTACATTGCAGCTGCGGCCTCGCCGGTGATCGCGGAACGCTATACCAGCGCAATAATTACGTACTGCGAAGAGTTGCGATCGTTTCCGCATCGAGGCAATCGCCGGGATGACATTCGCCAGGGTCTGCGCGTTACGAATTACCGCAAGAGGGTAGTGATAGCCTTCGACGTCGACGCGGAGCAGGTCTCGGTGATTGGCATTTTCTACGGCGGACAGGACTACAAGAGGGTCCTGCAGGATGACACCGACGACTCTTGA
- a CDS encoding molybdopterin-dependent oxidoreductase, whose translation MRHIGLVLLVLACLGQAQAQTAQLALDVTGNITHVTEAGTHTYHFTRADLLSLGAKSIKTSTNWTPVSVWRGPTLESILEKVGARGKVLHIYALDDYKHDVPISDAKQYGAIVAYERDGKPLEPKGFGPLMLIYPRDEQPDELNRASIEARFVWQIYKIVVE comes from the coding sequence TTGAGACATATCGGGTTGGTCTTGTTAGTTCTTGCTTGTCTCGGTCAGGCACAAGCACAGACCGCACAGTTGGCGCTTGACGTGACGGGCAATATCACGCATGTAACTGAAGCAGGTACACACACATATCATTTTACGCGCGCTGACCTGCTCTCGCTCGGTGCGAAGAGCATCAAGACCTCCACGAATTGGACACCCGTGAGCGTGTGGCGCGGGCCAACTCTGGAAAGCATTCTGGAGAAAGTCGGCGCACGAGGTAAGGTCCTACACATCTATGCGCTTGATGATTACAAGCACGATGTTCCCATCTCTGACGCGAAACAGTACGGGGCGATTGTGGCCTACGAGCGTGATGGCAAACCACTGGAGCCGAAGGGCTTCGGGCCACTAATGCTAATTTATCCCCGTGATGAGCAACCGGACGAACTGAACCGCGCGTCGATCGAAGCTCGATTTGTGTGGCAAATTTATAAGATCGTTGTTGAATGA
- a CDS encoding FkbM family methyltransferase — translation MSFPIRPIAFVLASSNHGSMIVNRNDYHTNDAYGAYGVGHQLLNRSSFDEPEVRLALALLDCRRKHFGDGVVAIDGGANIGVHSIEWARHMYGWGRILAFEAQEIVYYALAGNIALNNCLNARVRLAALGEQCGELVVPQPDYFRPASFGSLELRRRTDNEFIGQQISYDSVAGTTVPMVSLDSLGLGRLDLVKLDVEGMELDVLRGSRTVLASHHPVMIIEIIKSDGAAIEAFVTELGYRTFPAGPNIIAVHTSDPTLGQISLKDDQVCITV, via the coding sequence GTGTCTTTTCCGATACGCCCCATCGCTTTTGTTCTGGCATCTTCCAACCACGGAAGCATGATTGTCAATCGCAACGACTATCACACCAACGACGCATATGGAGCCTATGGCGTTGGGCATCAACTACTAAACAGATCAAGTTTTGATGAGCCTGAAGTGCGCCTCGCGTTAGCACTACTTGATTGTCGCAGGAAGCATTTTGGTGACGGCGTTGTCGCGATTGACGGCGGTGCAAACATTGGTGTGCATTCGATTGAGTGGGCACGGCACATGTACGGTTGGGGCCGCATCCTCGCGTTCGAGGCACAGGAAATCGTCTACTACGCGCTAGCCGGAAATATCGCATTGAATAACTGCCTGAACGCGCGAGTAAGGCTTGCCGCCCTTGGGGAGCAGTGTGGTGAACTGGTTGTGCCGCAGCCGGACTATTTCAGGCCCGCCAGCTTTGGCAGTCTGGAATTGCGCCGGCGGACTGACAATGAATTTATCGGGCAACAGATCTCCTATGATAGCGTTGCTGGCACCACGGTTCCGATGGTCAGCCTGGACTCTCTAGGACTTGGACGTCTGGACCTGGTGAAATTGGACGTCGAGGGAATGGAACTGGATGTATTGCGCGGCAGCCGGACCGTTCTCGCGAGCCATCATCCAGTCATGATCATTGAAATCATCAAGTCTGACGGCGCTGCGATCGAGGCTTTCGTCACGGAGCTTGGCTATCGCACTTTCCCGGCCGGACCAAACATCATCGCTGTCCATACCAGTGATCCGACGCTCGGCCAGATTTCGCTCAAGGATGACCAAGTGTGCATTACCGTGTGA
- a CDS encoding ribbon-helix-helix domain-containing protein produces the protein MRSTQQFSITLPNEMAEAVRSKVAAGEYATESEVIRDGLRALLARDRAVESWLREQVAPAYDALKADPSRAIGVDQLRASLAAEHRKAIEKA, from the coding sequence GTGCGCTCAACCCAACAATTCAGCATCACGCTGCCCAACGAAATGGCCGAGGCAGTCAGGTCCAAGGTGGCGGCTGGAGAATACGCGACGGAGAGCGAAGTGATCCGCGATGGACTCCGGGCACTGCTTGCGCGTGACCGTGCAGTGGAAAGCTGGCTGCGCGAGCAGGTCGCGCCCGCCTATGATGCGCTAAAGGCTGACCCGTCCCGCGCCATCGGCGTCGACCAGCTGCGCGCGTCGCTTGCCGCTGAACACCGCAAGGCCATCGAAAAAGCCTAA